DNA from Jeotgalibacillus aurantiacus:
CTCTTTCGCTGCTCCCTCATCTGTAATCAGAATCGAGGAAGACTGTGGTGCGCCTTTAAAATACGCGCGAATCGCCTGCGCCTTTGAGCTTCCGCCTGCAACGGCAAAAACATTTGGCACAGAGCCAAGATCCTTTAATTGAAGCCCGATGGTTTTTACTTTGTGGACGATATTGCCCTCCACATCAAAATAATAACCAAATGCTTCACCGACGGCTTTGCCTTGTGAAATCGTCTGAAAGTGTTCCTCTGTCGTATTGCGGCGTTTTGCCATCGTATGGGCTTCGCCAATGCCATGAAGGACAATATCGGCTGAAGTGATTAATGACATCACTTCCTTAATCGCCGGTTCTTTCGTGATCGACTCATAGACTTCCCTGCTCACCTGGTCAGGTACATACAACACACGGTGACGGGCGCCGGATTTCATTGCCATTGTGGAACAAATCGTGTTGGCCTGGTTTTGCACATCTTCTCCGATGCCCCCTCGCGCCGGAACAAACAGCGTTTCCGGTGTCGCGAAATCCGGAGTCAGCATCCCCGCAACGGCCGACATCGTCGTTCCGCCCGTAACAGCCACAACCGTATTATGGCCCACATACGGCTTCATACTCTGAATAGCGGCTCGTCCTAATTCTTCCTTCACCCA
Protein-coding regions in this window:
- a CDS encoding sugar-binding transcriptional regulator, with amino-acid sequence MPTFIDIQKRLVPDLLDEMQVKYQILRSVRFLQPVGRRSLAQSLGMTERVLRKEVDQLKSQDLLHIDASGMSLTQEGLELLVPLERMINEITGISVMEQSLKKQLGVKEVIIVPGNSDDSPWVKEELGRAAIQSMKPYVGHNTVVAVTGGTTMSAVAGMLTPDFATPETLFVPARGGIGEDVQNQANTICSTMAMKSGARHRVLYVPDQVSREVYESITKEPAIKEVMSLITSADIVLHGIGEAHTMAKRRNTTEEHFQTISQGKAVGEAFGYYFDVEGNIVHKVKTIGLQLKDLGSVPNVFAVAGGSSKAQAIRAYFKGAPQSSSILITDEGAAKELLKGSPF